The following are from one region of the Biomphalaria glabrata chromosome 12, xgBioGlab47.1, whole genome shotgun sequence genome:
- the LOC106067721 gene encoding sphingomyelin phosphodiesterase-like gives MTSKMKAIVSLLALVCLFQLTTGGLMPAKKTQRNVKPMSAVEGDAMRSYSERQKRMNGLWSSASCDLCVLITQQVQDWIRKSASEEEIVKEAIRMCIFFKIQDARVCSMIVPLHKDEILYVVANLALDPKEACGIILGEKCGTPYFPGTMWNVTFPDTPKPAPKPPTPPQPSSPTVRFLHLTDIHIDFDYREGASPNCGEPLCCRAGDLFNDTLKAGKYGDQHSCDAPMSLVLSLFSHLNTIQDQFDYIIMTGDIPAHDVWNQTRSDQIAHLVALDKLFSNYLPTKPVYYCIGNHESSPVNSFPPPTIPIQNIDWLYGAMANMWGKWLPLSALDTVLRCGGYSISPYPGFRIISINNNYCNKGNWWLLLNETDPCDVLQWLIQELQNAEDKGEKVHMLLHIPPGEGTCLKAWSYNYFNIVNRYENTIVNQFYGHSHHDWFQMYYDNVTFMRPLGFGFIAPSVTPGSNINPIYRIYTMDGNYADSSWAVLDFNSFYLNITDANKSGNPIWQFEYSPKMLYNMTGLYAQDWDNLIKRMEADDQILEIFNLHKNNLHPTGPCTGECRTDLLCSLIEGRSYDPDLCKYHLRH, from the exons ATGACCAGTAAAATGAAAGCCATTGTGTCCCTGTTAGCCCTTGTTTGTCTATTTCAATTAACAACTGGAGGGCTGATGCCAGCTAAGAAGACGCAGAGAAATGTAAAGCCTATGTCTGCGGTGGAAGGTGACGCAATGCGGTCTTACTCCGAGAGACAGAAACGTATGAATGGACTGTGGTCAAGCGCGTCGTGCGATCTGTGTGTACTCATCACTCAGCAGGTGCAAGACTGGATTCGCAAGTCTGCAAGTGAAGAGGAAATCGTCAAGGAGGCCATTAGAATGtgcatcttttttaaaatacaggACGCCCGAGTGTGCTCTATGATTGTTCCATTACATAAG GATGAGATCTTGTACGTTGTTGCTAATCTAGCGCTGGACCCGAAAGAGGCTTGTGGCATCATTTTAGGAGAAAAATGCGGCACTCCTTACTTCCCTGGAACCATGTGGAACGTCACCTTTCCAGACACACCAAAACCGGCACCCAAGCCACCTACGCCACCGCAG CCTTCAAGTCCAACTGTAAGATTTCTTCACTTGACGGACATTCATATAGATTTTGACTACAGAGAAGGAGCAAGTCCCAACTGTGGTGAACCTCTGTGTTGTAGGGCAGGAGATCTATTCAATG ATACATTGAAGGCTGGTAAATATGGAGATCAACATTCGTGTGATGCACCCATGAGTCTTGTTCTGTCATTGTTCAGTCATCTTAACACCATTCAAGATCAG TTTGATTACATTATAATGACTGGAGATATTCCTGCTCATGATGTTTGGAATCAAACCAGATCTGACCAGATAGCACATTTGGTTGCACTGGATAAACTCTTCTCAAACTACTTGCCCACTAAGCCAGTATACTATTGCATAGGAAACCATGAAAGCTCTCCAGTCAACAG cttcccacctCCCACTATACCAATACAGAATATAGACTGGCTGTATGGAGCCATGGCTAACATGTGGGGAAAATGGTTACCTTTATCTGCTCTAGACACTGTCCTGAG ATGTGGTGGATACTCCATCTCACCATACCCAGGTTTCAGAATCATATCAATCAATAATAATTATTGTAACAAGGGAAACTG GTGGTTACTTCTCAATGAAACTGACCCTTGCGATGTACTCCAATGGCTCATCCAAGAACTACAGAATGCTGAAGACAAAGGAGAGAAG GTGCACATGTTACTTCATATACCACCAGGTGAAGGGACATGTCTCAAAGCTTGGAGCTATAATTACTTCAATATTGTCAACAG ATATGAGAACACCATAGTGAACCAGTTCTATGGCCACAGTCACCATGATTGGTTCCAGATGTACTATGATAATGTCACTTTCATGAGGCCTCTGGGCTTTGGTTTTATAGCCCCCAGTGTGACACCAGGATCCAACATCAATCCTATCTACAGGATTTATACCATGGATGGAAACTATGCAGACAGCTCTTGG GCAGTGCTAGACTTCAACAGTTTTTATCTCAACATCACTGACGCTAACAAGTCTGGCAACCCAATTTGGCAGTTTGAATATTCCCctaag ATGCTGTACAATATGACTGGCCTGTACGCTCAAGACTGGGATAATTTGATAAAAAGGATGGAAGCAGATGACCAGATTTTAGAGATATTTAACTT gcaCAAAAACAACCTACACCCAACAGGACCATGCACTGGTGAATGTAGAACAGACTTACTCTGCTCTCTGATAGAGGGACGGTCTTATGACCCTGACTTGTGCAAATATCATCTCAGACATTAG